One segment of candidate division KSB1 bacterium DNA contains the following:
- a CDS encoding FeoB-associated Cys-rich membrane protein yields the protein MNSTLQTIFVIITVSFAVLFLVKKFLWKPKKSGSNSCGEDDCGCH from the coding sequence ATGAATAGTACCCTACAAACTATATTTGTGATTATTACAGTGAGCTTTGCTGTTTTGTTTTTAGTGAAAAAATTCTTGTGGAAGCCAAAGAAAAGCGGTAGCAACTCTTGTGGAGAAGATGATTGCGGTTGTCATTAA
- a CDS encoding ferrous iron transporter B, protein MVNKNTIDNIIALSSDLRWKIGDDFHDGLAEGIYADASEIANGSVSIDNEKKRFRLDTKIDKIVTSKTWGFPIMFMILGVILWLTIIGANYPSAMLANLLLDNMHPALKGLASSIGMPWWLDGFLIDGVYLAVAWVIAVMLPPMAIFFPMFTLLEDFGYLPRVAFNLDYMFKKSGAHGKQALTMSMGFGCNAAGVVATRIIDSPRERLIAIITNNFSLCNGRWPTQILIATIFIGAVVPASFSAIASLSAVIGIAILGIFFMFFTSWALTKTVLKGEVSTFNLELPPYRPPRFWKTVYTSLIDRTIIVLWRAILFAAPAGAVIWLISNIYIGNESIATLTINSLDGFGFLLGMNGVILLAYIVAIPANEIVIPTILMLTVMASGIPGGEGVGVMFELDSANATGDILKAGGWTLLTAVNLMLFSLLHNPCSTTIYTIYKETNSVKWTTVASILPVIMGFVITFLVAQVWRLF, encoded by the coding sequence ATGGTTAATAAAAATACTATAGACAATATAATAGCTTTATCAAGCGATTTACGCTGGAAAATTGGTGACGATTTTCATGATGGTCTTGCTGAAGGAATCTATGCTGATGCTTCTGAAATTGCAAATGGGTCTGTAAGTATTGATAATGAAAAAAAACGGTTTCGTTTAGATACTAAAATAGATAAAATTGTAACCAGTAAAACTTGGGGTTTCCCAATCATGTTTATGATTTTGGGTGTGATTCTTTGGCTTACTATTATTGGAGCTAATTATCCTTCGGCAATGTTGGCGAATTTATTGTTAGATAATATGCATCCAGCACTAAAAGGTTTAGCTTCAAGCATTGGAATGCCTTGGTGGTTAGATGGGTTTTTAATTGATGGCGTTTATCTTGCAGTAGCCTGGGTAATTGCTGTAATGTTACCACCAATGGCAATATTCTTTCCAATGTTTACACTTCTCGAAGATTTTGGTTATTTGCCTAGAGTTGCATTTAATTTGGATTATATGTTTAAAAAATCCGGAGCACATGGTAAACAAGCGTTAACTATGAGTATGGGTTTCGGGTGTAATGCCGCTGGAGTGGTAGCAACTCGAATAATTGACAGCCCAAGAGAACGATTAATCGCAATTATCACTAATAATTTTTCTTTATGTAATGGTCGTTGGCCAACGCAAATTTTAATTGCTACCATTTTTATTGGAGCTGTAGTTCCAGCTTCTTTTTCTGCAATTGCATCGTTATCGGCAGTTATTGGTATTGCAATTTTAGGAATATTTTTCATGTTTTTTACGTCTTGGGCATTAACAAAAACAGTTTTAAAAGGAGAAGTTTCCACGTTTAATTTAGAGTTACCACCATATCGTCCACCACGGTTTTGGAAAACTGTTTATACCTCTTTAATCGATAGAACTATAATTGTTTTATGGCGGGCTATACTTTTTGCAGCACCGGCAGGAGCTGTTATTTGGTTGATTTCAAATATTTATATAGGGAACGAAAGCATAGCTACTCTAACGATTAATTCTTTGGATGGTTTTGGTTTTCTTTTAGGAATGAACGGTGTTATTTTACTGGCATACATTGTTGCTATTCCAGCAAATGAAATTGTGATTCCAACTATTTTAATGTTAACAGTTATGGCAAGTGGGATTCCTGGAGGTGAGGGTGTAGGAGTAATGTTTGAATTGGATTCGGCAAATGCAACGGGAGATATTTTAAAAGCAGGTGGCTGGACCTTACTAACAGCAGTTAATTTAATGTTATTCAGTTTGTTACATAATCCTTGCAGTACAACCATTTATACCATTTACAAGGAAACCAACAGTGTAAAATGGACAACGGTTGCCTCAATTTTGCCTGTAATTATGGGATTTGTGATTACATTTTTAGTGGCACAAGTTTGGAGATTGTTTTAA
- a CDS encoding toll/interleukin-1 receptor domain-containing protein, which produces MPDFIIKNISVLREDPIQYYSCFISYSSKDQEFAERLHADLQNKGVRCWYAPHDLKGGKKIYDQINQAIRTYDKLLLILSKNSMNSDWVAQEIKTARKREKKEDRKMFFPITLVNHTALEKWDLFDAATVTNLADEVREYYIPDFSNWKDHDSYKKSFERLLRDLKGES; this is translated from the coding sequence TTGCCGGATTTCATCATTAAGAATATCAGCGTCTTGCGGGAAGACCCCATACAGTATTACTCCTGCTTTATCAGCTACTCAAGCAAAGACCAGGAGTTTGCGGAAAGACTCCATGCCGACCTACAGAATAAAGGGGTGAGGTGTTGGTATGCCCCGCATGATTTAAAAGGCGGTAAAAAGATTTATGACCAGATTAACCAGGCAATAAGAACTTACGACAAGCTTTTACTGATCCTTTCTAAAAACAGTATGAACAGCGATTGGGTTGCCCAAGAAATTAAAACAGCAAGAAAGCGGGAAAAGAAAGAAGACCGCAAGATGTTTTTTCCTATTACATTAGTTAATCATACTGCACTGGAAAAATGGGATTTATTCGATGCGGCAACCGTTACCAATCTCGCCGATGAAGTTCGCGAATATTATATTCCGGATTTCTCAAATTGGAAAGACCATGATTCCTACAAAAAATCATTTGAACGGCTTCTCCGGGATCTGAAAGGAGAATCTTGA
- a CDS encoding DUF2442 domain-containing protein, with the protein MFLNVKSVSYLGGYKIKLEFNDGVIKDIDLKDELFGEVFEPLKDVNVFKQVKVNSEINTIEWPNGADFSPEYLYEIGEEIIRTAY; encoded by the coding sequence ATGTTTCTAAATGTAAAAAGTGTTTCTTATTTAGGGGGATACAAAATCAAATTAGAATTCAACGATGGTGTAATCAAAGATATTGATTTAAAAGATGAGTTATTTGGTGAAGTTTTTGAACCGTTGAAGGATGTTAATGTTTTTAAACAAGTGAAAGTGAATTCAGAAATCAATACAATCGAGTGGCCTAATGGAGCTGATTTTTCACCGGAATATTTGTATGAAATTGGAGAAGAAATAATAAGAACTGCTTACTAA
- the paaZ gene encoding phenylacetic acid degradation bifunctional protein PaaZ encodes MKIKSFAEGKWHTSGENGTEVFNAVNGDKVGEVSSQGLDFKSMLEYARSVGGPKLQKMTFHERAIMLKEMAKYLMERKTEFYAVSAATGATKLDSWIDIEGGIATFFVYSGKGRRELPNETFYVEGDLEPLSKNGTFVGRHICVPLNGTAVHINAFNFPCWGMLEKLAPTFLAGMPAIIKPASLTCYLTEKMVQAMIESKILPEGALQLICGSVGDLFDHLTSQDVVTFTGSAVTGRKLKAHTSIIEESIRFNMEADSLNCSILAPDANPDTEEFKLFIKEVANEMTVKAGQKCTAIRRTIVPDNMTEDVIKALQERLSKIKIGDPAIEGVRMGPLAGKPQVLEVHERVAEIKGDSELVFGYDQQMEFIGGNIELGAFSPTTLLYCEDPFNKTTPHDVEAFGPVSTVMPYESLDDAIQLAALGKGSLVGSLFTADDSVAKDVVMGLAPYHGRIMVINKECAKESTGHGSPMPHLIHGGPGRAGGGEEMGGIRSVLHYMQRTALQGSPTTLTKVSNEWMKGAAQPQDRIHPFRKYFEELEIGETLVTHRRTITEGDIVNFAGISGDFFYAHMDAIAAKESLFKKRVAHGYFVLSAAAGLFVHPAPGPVLANYGLDNLRFTEPVYIGDTIYVKLTCKRKTVKQKREEDDIPQGIVEWAVEVLNQDEVTVAVYTILTLVQKKE; translated from the coding sequence ATGAAAATAAAAAGCTTTGCAGAAGGGAAATGGCATACCAGCGGTGAAAATGGCACCGAAGTATTTAATGCCGTTAATGGCGATAAAGTCGGGGAAGTGTCGAGCCAGGGATTGGATTTTAAATCGATGCTGGAGTATGCCCGTTCTGTTGGAGGGCCTAAATTACAGAAGATGACTTTTCATGAACGCGCCATCATGCTCAAAGAAATGGCAAAATATCTAATGGAAAGAAAGACTGAATTTTACGCCGTTTCAGCAGCTACAGGCGCAACAAAATTAGATTCATGGATCGACATCGAGGGCGGAATTGCGACTTTTTTCGTCTACTCAGGAAAAGGCCGCCGGGAACTGCCCAATGAGACATTCTATGTCGAAGGGGATTTGGAGCCGCTCTCGAAAAATGGCACATTTGTTGGCCGGCATATTTGTGTACCATTAAACGGTACTGCCGTCCATATCAACGCCTTCAATTTCCCATGTTGGGGCATGCTGGAAAAATTGGCGCCGACATTTTTGGCCGGAATGCCTGCGATTATTAAACCCGCCAGTCTCACCTGTTATCTGACCGAAAAGATGGTGCAGGCCATGATCGAATCGAAGATATTGCCTGAAGGAGCGCTGCAATTGATCTGCGGCAGCGTGGGTGATTTATTCGATCATTTAACCAGTCAGGATGTGGTTACCTTTACCGGCTCCGCAGTGACCGGTAGAAAGCTAAAGGCCCATACCTCGATCATCGAAGAATCGATCCGGTTTAATATGGAAGCGGATTCATTGAATTGCTCGATACTTGCGCCGGATGCCAATCCGGACACGGAAGAATTCAAACTGTTTATCAAAGAAGTTGCCAATGAAATGACCGTTAAAGCGGGACAGAAATGTACTGCCATCCGCCGGACAATTGTTCCTGATAACATGACTGAAGATGTGATCAAAGCATTGCAAGAGCGCTTATCTAAAATCAAAATTGGCGATCCTGCTATTGAAGGAGTCCGGATGGGGCCTTTAGCTGGAAAACCACAAGTGCTGGAAGTACATGAAAGAGTGGCTGAAATCAAAGGGGATTCCGAACTGGTTTTTGGATACGATCAACAAATGGAATTCATCGGCGGAAATATTGAGTTGGGCGCCTTCTCCCCCACTACCCTGCTATATTGTGAAGATCCATTTAACAAGACAACGCCGCATGATGTCGAAGCCTTCGGCCCGGTTAGTACGGTAATGCCATATGAGTCTTTGGATGATGCCATCCAGCTCGCGGCATTGGGGAAAGGAAGCCTGGTAGGTTCCTTGTTTACAGCCGATGATTCTGTGGCAAAAGATGTCGTCATGGGCCTGGCGCCTTACCATGGCAGGATCATGGTGATCAATAAAGAATGTGCCAAAGAATCTACCGGACATGGATCTCCCATGCCTCACTTAATCCATGGCGGTCCCGGACGCGCCGGCGGCGGTGAAGAAATGGGAGGCATCCGCAGTGTTCTGCATTACATGCAGCGAACCGCTCTGCAGGGCTCTCCTACTACTCTTACAAAAGTAAGTAATGAGTGGATGAAAGGCGCCGCTCAACCGCAAGACCGGATTCATCCATTCCGAAAATATTTTGAAGAACTGGAAATTGGTGAGACGCTGGTAACCCATCGCAGAACCATTACCGAAGGTGATATTGTCAATTTTGCCGGCATCAGCGGCGATTTCTTCTATGCCCACATGGATGCCATCGCGGCGAAGGAATCCCTGTTTAAAAAGAGAGTCGCTCATGGCTACTTTGTCCTTTCTGCTGCAGCCGGACTTTTTGTCCATCCCGCTCCCGGTCCGGTTCTGGCTAACTACGGCTTGGATAACCTGCGCTTCACTGAGCCAGTTTATATTGGCGATACGATTTATGTAAAACTGACCTGCAAGAGGAAAACAGTCAAACAAAAACGCGAAGAAGATGATATTCCACAGGGCATTGTCGAATGGGCTGTTGAAGTGCTCAACCAGGATGAGGTTACGGTTGCGGTGTATACAATTTTGACATTGGTGCAAAAGAAGGAATAA
- a CDS encoding type II toxin-antitoxin system HicB family antitoxin codes for MKYMVVIEKAKRNYSAYVPDLPGCVAAAETKNEVIDLIKEALQFHLESFTNDGEQIPEPNSSSTYIEVT; via the coding sequence ATGAAATACATGGTCGTCATTGAGAAAGCGAAACGCAACTATAGTGCGTATGTCCCTGATTTGCCGGGCTGCGTTGCCGCAGCAGAAACTAAAAATGAAGTAATTGATCTTATCAAAGAAGCACTTCAATTTCATCTTGAATCTTTTACAAATGATGGCGAGCAAATTCCAGAACCGAATTCTTCAAGCACTTACATTGAAGTAACGTAA